One part of the Thermovibrio ammonificans HB-1 genome encodes these proteins:
- a CDS encoding AAA family ATPase, which yields MAVKVVEPNDYRYKNGKTRSQAGKELLRKAEILDESLVAPGTYRVVYDGKEHTVRYDGSSWSCDCEDQRSRAKGGCKHIWAVYWAMAAGVIEPPEELPKKVKLSGGPKASAKAEVKTEGFVGPQKGQLLTALKLNKNALLKGPTGTGKTVLVREVAKELGYKLGYVAGSESLQDIDFLGAFVKKGDSIEWVDGKLTKAFRLAQKGRVILFIDEINRIPSKHLNILIGVMNPSGGKYTLYNHLTGETIEAPIENLRFIGAMNEGGAYQVHPLDPALMRRFESKIQFYYLPPELEAGLIVKRTGLSKEVAEKMVKVANLQREAVKRGEYDFPLDTASLLNWAEMVVKGGLSPEEAAACTWLYGLVGAEMDGTPNEEQVAGLKKLIETVF from the coding sequence ATGGCTGTAAAGGTTGTTGAACCCAACGACTACCGCTACAAGAACGGAAAAACCCGCTCTCAGGCGGGTAAGGAGCTCCTGAGGAAGGCCGAGATACTTGACGAAAGCCTTGTCGCCCCTGGGACTTACCGGGTCGTTTACGACGGCAAGGAGCACACGGTTCGCTACGATGGGAGCTCCTGGTCCTGCGACTGCGAAGACCAGAGGAGCAGGGCCAAGGGGGGCTGCAAGCACATCTGGGCCGTCTATTGGGCAATGGCGGCCGGAGTTATAGAACCCCCCGAGGAGCTCCCGAAGAAGGTGAAGCTCTCAGGTGGGCCAAAGGCCTCTGCGAAAGCAGAGGTCAAAACTGAGGGCTTCGTAGGCCCTCAAAAGGGGCAGTTATTAACTGCCCTGAAGCTCAACAAGAACGCTTTACTCAAAGGCCCCACCGGAACGGGAAAAACCGTTCTGGTGAGGGAAGTAGCCAAGGAGCTGGGCTACAAGCTGGGCTACGTAGCAGGTAGCGAAAGCCTCCAGGACATAGACTTCCTTGGGGCTTTCGTGAAGAAAGGAGACTCTATTGAGTGGGTGGACGGGAAGCTCACAAAGGCTTTCCGCCTTGCCCAGAAGGGGAGGGTAATCCTGTTCATAGACGAAATTAACAGGATACCCTCAAAGCATCTCAACATTCTCATTGGAGTTATGAACCCGTCAGGCGGGAAGTACACTCTCTACAACCACCTGACGGGGGAAACGATTGAGGCCCCGATTGAGAACCTCAGGTTCATCGGGGCGATGAACGAGGGCGGGGCGTATCAGGTTCACCCCCTTGACCCCGCCTTGATGAGAAGGTTTGAGTCAAAAATTCAGTTTTACTACCTGCCTCCTGAGCTTGAGGCAGGTCTAATCGTTAAGAGGACCGGCCTCTCAAAGGAAGTGGCCGAGAAGATGGTCAAGGTGGCCAACCTCCAGAGAGAGGCCGTAAAGAGGGGAGAGTACGACTTCCCCCTTGACACAGCCAGCCTACTCAACTGGGCTGAGATGGTAGTCAAGGGAGGGCTTTCCCCTGAGGAGGCCGCCGCCTGCACGTGGCTGTACGGCCTCGTGGGGGCGGAGATGGACGGAACCCCCAACGAGGAGCAGGTGGCAGGCCTGAAGAAGCTGATTGAAACCGTCTTTTAG